One window of Catonella massiliensis genomic DNA carries:
- a CDS encoding adenine nucleotide alpha hydrolase family protein: MRQRCTLCLNDETVRSIRFNKEGLCNFCEAYLRDRDRLTDYDRLKSLFEERIDLVRGKHAYDAAVGISGGKDSVFVLYELTHRYKLHVKAFTMNNGFLSEEAKKNIDRLVKEFQVEHEYIEFDRGLLKRFYAYSIKQWLVPCVACSYIGYASMINLASRIDAGMIVHGRSPEQMFRAYDEDVFSELVRAGLSSVKELDLQSLYTGLLGKIDEKLDKNLRDEVNKALFQDVKGDDFREFVAYFLYHPYDEKEIVSFLRKNTSWLVGEQYNHYDCRIHPATKYIYQCAEGRPHILPEISFLVRDGKLTRDEAKKILAGEVLHEKPKEEMKELFNYIAKSEVPTRIKAEIYNKVVSKWK, encoded by the coding sequence ATGAGACAAAGATGCACACTTTGCCTAAATGACGAGACTGTTAGGAGCATTAGATTTAACAAAGAGGGACTATGTAACTTCTGTGAAGCCTACCTTCGTGACAGGGACAGGCTTACAGATTATGACAGGCTAAAATCACTTTTTGAAGAAAGAATTGACCTCGTTAGGGGGAAACACGCATACGATGCTGCTGTGGGGATATCAGGTGGGAAGGACAGTGTATTTGTCCTATATGAACTGACTCACCGCTACAAGCTGCATGTTAAAGCATTTACTATGAACAACGGTTTTCTTTCAGAAGAAGCGAAGAAGAACATAGACAGACTTGTAAAGGAATTTCAGGTGGAGCACGAGTATATTGAGTTTGATAGGGGCCTATTAAAGCGATTCTATGCCTATTCCATAAAGCAATGGCTGGTGCCCTGCGTAGCCTGTTCTTATATAGGCTACGCATCCATGATAAATCTGGCTTCAAGGATAGATGCAGGAATGATAGTCCACGGCAGGAGCCCTGAGCAGATGTTTCGTGCCTATGATGAGGATGTTTTTTCAGAACTTGTGAGAGCGGGACTATCCTCTGTGAAGGAACTGGACTTACAAAGTCTGTATACGGGGCTTCTTGGGAAAATAGATGAAAAGCTTGATAAGAACCTAAGGGATGAGGTGAACAAGGCCCTGTTTCAGGATGTTAAGGGGGATGACTTCAGGGAGTTTGTAGCCTACTTTTTATATCATCCTTATGATGAAAAGGAAATCGTCTCATTTTTAAGAAAGAACACTTCTTGGCTTGTGGGAGAGCAGTATAACCACTATGATTGCAGGATTCACCCTGCTACGAAGTACATATACCAGTGCGCTGAGGGAAGACCTCATATCCTGCCTGAAATCAGCTTCTTAGTAAGAGACGGCAAGCTTACAAGGGATGAGGCTAAGAAGATACTTGCCGGTGAAGTCCTGCACGAAAAGCCAAAGGAAGAGATGAAGGAGCTGTTTAACTACATAGCTAAAAGTGAGGTACCTACAAGGATAAAGGCAGAAATCTACAATAAAGTGGTGAGTAAATGGAAGTAA
- a CDS encoding class I adenylate-forming enzyme family protein yields MSRIVDCFDDACKKYGERTAFIDIKGREMKKISFNKLSADVDRACASLMAKGMKKGERVVLFVAPSYELLVFMLASLRLGISLMIIDIWAGKRLIRRTLEEYRADYIAVSGRTKLVRLVFGELRRIKDVILIEKIIAENGYEKGNKMQERPSFTEVEGDEVAVLTMTTGSMGRPKIILRSHDDLYRQLDLVRRNINARSEETVAFNTSFMYHFVNILNGYSGIIMPTKKPKILRLFNRDNRLQKLSAQVVITTPDFCMETEIFFQEVEEVYIGGAVLNLYEAELIRNKFQNAKITYIYGATECNLICKTDLDEYINNLKKGQTVLGEAVSGVCIKTDENNEIMVHSDVVLTAYLNPENKRGVVDENGLYWHKTGDLGRIVDGKLFYLGRKDVFVRGKKGDIFSNNLEQETIRRFSGIRKAAVFYHEGKNFLFVEGSCEEEALRYLVKEWDIGEDTVITFLSKIPCDAKHHSKINYNKLKRMVEKRYYRNK; encoded by the coding sequence ATGAGCAGGATAGTTGATTGTTTTGATGATGCTTGTAAGAAGTATGGGGAGAGAACTGCCTTTATAGATATTAAGGGCAGGGAGATGAAGAAGATAAGCTTTAACAAGTTAAGTGCTGATGTTGACAGGGCTTGTGCTTCTCTTATGGCAAAAGGGATGAAGAAGGGGGAAAGGGTAGTACTTTTTGTAGCCCCATCATACGAGCTTTTGGTCTTTATGCTTGCCAGCCTCAGGCTTGGGATTTCCCTTATGATAATTGATATCTGGGCTGGGAAGAGGCTAATACGCCGGACTTTAGAGGAATACAGGGCTGACTACATAGCGGTATCGGGCAGGACAAAGCTTGTGAGGCTTGTATTTGGCGAGCTTAGAAGGATTAAGGATGTGATTCTTATAGAGAAGATAATTGCCGAAAATGGGTATGAAAAGGGTAATAAAATGCAGGAAAGACCTAGCTTCACAGAGGTCGAAGGTGATGAGGTGGCTGTGCTTACGATGACTACGGGTTCTATGGGAAGACCTAAGATAATTTTGCGAAGCCACGATGACCTTTACCGCCAGCTAGACCTTGTAAGGCGCAATATAAATGCGAGAAGTGAAGAAACAGTAGCCTTCAATACCTCATTTATGTATCATTTTGTAAATATTTTAAATGGTTACAGTGGGATAATAATGCCTACAAAAAAGCCAAAGATATTAAGGCTGTTTAATAGGGATAACCGCCTGCAAAAACTGTCTGCACAGGTGGTTATAACCACTCCGGATTTTTGTATGGAGACTGAGATTTTCTTTCAGGAGGTGGAGGAGGTATATATCGGCGGTGCAGTACTAAACCTCTATGAGGCAGAGCTAATCAGAAATAAATTTCAAAATGCAAAAATAACCTACATCTACGGCGCAACTGAATGTAACCTTATATGTAAGACTGATTTGGATGAATATATAAATAACCTGAAAAAGGGGCAGACTGTCCTTGGTGAGGCGGTTTCGGGAGTATGTATCAAGACTGATGAGAATAATGAAATCATGGTACACTCTGATGTGGTTCTTACAGCCTATCTAAACCCTGAAAACAAGCGTGGAGTAGTGGATGAAAATGGGCTGTACTGGCATAAAACAGGTGATTTGGGAAGGATAGTGGATGGGAAACTATTCTACTTGGGTAGAAAAGATGTATTTGTAAGAGGAAAAAAGGGAGATATTTTCTCAAATAACTTGGAACAGGAGACCATAAGAAGGTTTTCAGGTATAAGAAAAGCTGCAGTTTTTTATCACGAGGGGAAGAACTTTCTCTTTGTGGAGGGAAGCTGTGAGGAAGAGGCTTTGCGATACCTTGTGAAAGAATGGGATATAGGAGAAGATACAGTTATTACCTTTCTATCTAAAATCCCTTGCGACGCTAAGCATCATAGTAAAATCAATTATAACAAGCTAAAACGAATGGTTGAAAAAAGATATTATAGAAATAAATAA
- a CDS encoding carbohydrate ABC transporter permease, giving the protein MSKRLKEISIFALFVFPALIFVLFATDIPFLMNLYYSFFKWNGIGKSMTFVGLDNFIHIFTKGGLFWKGALFTLRFAVFYVIIVNVISLTIALFLSKKSKISSVGRAFYYIPYIISLTAISLIWKFIFGPGFEALYSITGWEFFNWSWVGTPKLAFYVVVMMTVWQNIGFYMVNYIAGIISVPTELSEAARIDGANRVQNFFKITLPLIMPSISICLLTSLTFSFKLFDVVMVFTKGGPANSTVTVAYDIYKEAFASNNYGLATAKSLVFVAFVLLITSAQLIITKRREVEV; this is encoded by the coding sequence ATGAGTAAACGACTTAAAGAAATTTCTATATTTGCGCTATTTGTATTTCCTGCGCTTATATTTGTGTTATTTGCCACAGATATCCCTTTTCTAATGAATCTCTACTATTCCTTTTTCAAGTGGAATGGAATAGGCAAAAGCATGACCTTTGTTGGATTGGATAATTTTATTCACATATTCACTAAAGGCGGTCTTTTCTGGAAAGGTGCTTTATTTACACTTAGGTTTGCCGTATTTTATGTGATTATAGTTAATGTTATTTCTCTGACTATTGCTTTGTTTTTATCAAAAAAATCAAAGATTTCAAGTGTAGGGCGGGCATTTTACTATATTCCTTATATCATAAGCTTAACTGCTATAAGCTTGATATGGAAGTTTATTTTTGGTCCCGGGTTTGAAGCACTTTATTCCATTACAGGGTGGGAATTCTTTAATTGGAGCTGGGTAGGCACCCCTAAGCTTGCCTTCTATGTTGTGGTAATGATGACTGTATGGCAAAATATTGGTTTTTACATGGTAAACTATATTGCAGGCATAATTTCAGTTCCTACAGAGCTTTCAGAGGCTGCAAGAATAGATGGTGCAAACAGGGTGCAGAACTTCTTTAAAATAACTCTTCCTCTGATAATGCCTTCAATATCAATATGTCTGCTGACCTCTCTTACATTTTCTTTCAAATTGTTTGATGTGGTGATGGTATTTACAAAGGGCGGTCCTGCAAACTCTACAGTAACTGTAGCCTATGACATATACAAGGAGGCCTTTGCAAGTAATAATTATGGGCTTGCAACCGCTAAGTCTCTTGTATTTGTTGCATTTGTATTACTTATAACATCAGCTCAACTTATAATAACAAAGCGCAGGGAGGTTGAGGTATAA
- a CDS encoding ABC transporter substrate-binding protein, translating into MKKSLALFLTFGVIATSLSGCGSSSNTNTASKSASTASSTAKTSSASKTESKTSTAGSNGEEVVLKVFDAHAYGLDEYAKMVKAFEASHPGVKIDVQHSSNDYTATLQSRINSGDAPDVFDAQAGTNARNYYDYAYDWTNDTDITSKFRPDALALGTVDGKVMSLPWTYENMGLLYNVDAFEKAGIKTLPTNMDELEDACKKLKAAGITPFGLAAKESWVLSQAATHFMMDKSLDSVGTVEAVKSGKLKFADMPHWKNLFRFLDLAKKYGPDKPLEIDWETSENLIANGKVAIIHMGDWCQATLDKFNKDARIAFLPVPVGSSEKDATLLSTCNWTYIVNKDSKHLDLAKEYLEYILTSDEGQTWMCDGIGAVPGVKTDKEIKGKLANDAARYIAEKKTNGWIHTIAPSNYYDNVGPVLQSYMLGETTADAATETIQEFWTSGN; encoded by the coding sequence ATGAAAAAATCACTTGCTCTATTCTTAACGTTTGGGGTTATAGCTACTTCGCTTAGCGGATGTGGAAGCAGCTCTAATACAAACACCGCTTCCAAATCAGCATCAACAGCGAGTAGTACTGCCAAAACAAGCAGTGCTTCAAAGACTGAAAGCAAGACTTCTACTGCAGGCAGCAATGGAGAAGAAGTAGTTCTCAAAGTATTTGATGCCCATGCTTATGGTTTGGATGAGTACGCAAAAATGGTAAAAGCATTTGAGGCATCTCATCCAGGTGTGAAGATTGATGTTCAGCATTCTTCAAATGATTATACCGCAACTTTGCAGTCACGAATAAATTCAGGAGATGCTCCTGATGTATTTGATGCACAGGCAGGTACTAACGCCAGAAACTATTATGATTATGCCTACGATTGGACCAACGATACCGATATTACATCTAAATTCAGACCTGACGCACTTGCTCTTGGAACTGTTGACGGAAAGGTTATGTCTTTGCCTTGGACCTACGAGAACATGGGACTTCTTTACAATGTAGATGCCTTTGAAAAGGCCGGAATAAAAACCCTTCCTACAAATATGGATGAGCTTGAAGATGCATGTAAGAAGTTAAAAGCAGCAGGAATTACTCCTTTTGGTTTGGCTGCTAAAGAATCCTGGGTACTGTCACAGGCGGCTACACACTTTATGATGGATAAGTCCCTTGATTCCGTAGGAACTGTGGAGGCCGTAAAGTCAGGCAAACTAAAATTTGCTGACATGCCACATTGGAAGAATCTGTTCAGATTCCTTGACCTTGCAAAAAAATATGGTCCTGATAAGCCTCTTGAGATAGACTGGGAAACATCAGAGAATCTCATTGCGAATGGTAAAGTTGCTATAATTCACATGGGCGACTGGTGTCAGGCAACCCTTGATAAATTCAATAAAGATGCAAGGATTGCATTCTTACCGGTTCCTGTAGGTTCAAGTGAAAAGGATGCTACTCTTCTTTCAACGTGTAACTGGACTTATATTGTAAATAAGGACTCCAAGCACCTTGATCTTGCCAAAGAATATCTTGAGTATATTCTTACATCCGATGAGGGACAGACCTGGATGTGTGACGGCATAGGAGCGGTTCCAGGAGTAAAAACCGACAAGGAAATAAAAGGAAAGCTTGCTAATGATGCTGCTAGGTATATAGCTGAAAAAAAGACAAATGGATGGATACATACCATAGCCCCTAGCAATTATTATGACAATGTTGGACCTGTTCTTCAGTCATATATGCTAGGCGAGACAACTGCTGATGCTGCGACTGAAACTATTCAGGAATTCTGGACATCAGGCAACTAA
- a CDS encoding PEP/pyruvate-binding domain-containing protein — MIFEMGDRAEAYKLGGKAFELVKLYEAGFKVPPFLVLTGEDFFEFFGEEREELRSLLSEYKDENREEICAIIRKREFSEDWKEEVISKVSEYFGEDCLLAVRSSAMDEDGEKFSFAGMMESYLNVRQGEEIFTAVKQCYLSCFSERAMRYRKENGLIDENIGMAVILQKMVEADASGVMFTSNPLTNNPDEVLISVVTGLGEALVSGEKNSFDAVYDRFGNRVEADEAMPLSENILQELVRLGLRVEDIDVKKRGRDIEFSVKDGVVYLLQNRLITIVSHIEKNRERTILDNSNIIESYSGVTTPLTFSFAREVYEKIYRQTLGNFFIEKEAVDSIAYDLENMIVFYENKIYYRLNGWYKMTALYPGYNKNKRYMENMMGVKVELKETKGEAKLRLFKIYFYFIKKLINMKRATTAFSNKFEAVTKDYRNNDFEGFDNKSLVKVYKDIEASILNDFTTPIVNDMGAMVFMGKVNEVLKKEKIEDAEGLLGKILSKQGNVESVKQSLALLQLVDEIWENEELAKAFRTKLVEELKPYLSDDTEFSAHLRDYILRFGARVMDELKLESITLKENPDFLFKTLKNYLLMEERPSVYKPHKIDEEELYRQVSFPKRFFLKKLVKITKYFVRNREYLRLYRTYIYDIVRMIFLRIGHNLEEAGIIAHFRDIFFLTKEEVFRIAEGKSPQIPLLREKIKKRKREFEENKDKEIFERMYFYGEVRAENMIPIFSRQETKSLEAGVLKGVAGGGKPVTGRVKYVENPQDADVKGLILMAKRTDPGWTVLFPMARAIIIERGSVLSHSAVIAREMGIPLVVGIRGLTDIIKDGMWVRVDGVKGTVERIDERDEDKG, encoded by the coding sequence ATGATTTTTGAAATGGGAGACCGAGCTGAGGCTTATAAGCTTGGAGGGAAGGCTTTTGAACTTGTAAAGCTTTACGAGGCAGGCTTTAAGGTGCCTCCTTTCCTGGTTTTGACAGGGGAGGACTTTTTTGAGTTCTTTGGTGAGGAGAGAGAAGAGCTTAGGAGTTTGCTTTCTGAATACAAGGATGAAAACAGGGAAGAAATCTGTGCAATCATCAGGAAAAGGGAGTTTAGTGAGGACTGGAAGGAGGAGGTCATCTCTAAGGTCAGTGAGTATTTTGGAGAAGACTGCCTCCTTGCTGTGCGCTCTAGTGCTATGGACGAGGACGGGGAGAAGTTTTCCTTTGCAGGGATGATGGAATCCTATCTGAATGTGAGGCAGGGAGAGGAGATTTTCACAGCAGTTAAACAATGCTATCTCTCCTGCTTTTCTGAGAGGGCGATGAGATATAGGAAAGAAAATGGACTAATAGATGAAAATATTGGGATGGCTGTCATTTTGCAGAAAATGGTGGAGGCCGATGCCTCGGGAGTGATGTTTACCAGCAACCCTCTTACCAACAATCCTGATGAAGTCCTAATCAGCGTGGTTACAGGACTTGGTGAGGCCTTGGTATCTGGAGAAAAGAACAGCTTTGATGCAGTCTATGACCGTTTTGGCAACAGAGTGGAAGCGGATGAGGCTATGCCGCTCTCTGAGAATATCTTACAGGAGCTTGTGAGGCTTGGGCTAAGGGTAGAGGATATTGATGTGAAAAAACGAGGGAGAGATATCGAATTCTCCGTTAAAGACGGGGTTGTATATCTCTTGCAAAACCGCCTTATTACAATTGTCAGCCACATTGAAAAGAATAGAGAAAGAACCATTCTTGATAATTCCAACATCATAGAAAGCTACTCAGGAGTTACTACACCGCTCACATTTAGCTTTGCAAGGGAGGTCTACGAGAAGATTTACCGCCAGACACTGGGGAACTTTTTCATTGAAAAAGAGGCAGTGGATAGCATTGCCTACGACCTTGAAAATATGATAGTTTTTTATGAAAATAAAATATACTACCGTCTGAACGGCTGGTATAAGATGACTGCACTTTATCCCGGCTACAACAAGAACAAACGCTATATGGAAAACATGATGGGAGTGAAGGTGGAGCTTAAGGAAACTAAGGGAGAAGCTAAGCTTCGTCTGTTTAAGATATATTTTTATTTTATCAAAAAACTTATTAACATGAAGAGGGCAACTACTGCATTTTCCAATAAGTTTGAAGCGGTGACAAAGGACTATAGAAATAATGATTTTGAAGGATTTGACAACAAAAGTCTGGTTAAGGTATATAAGGATATAGAGGCCTCCATTTTGAATGATTTTACTACACCTATAGTAAATGACATGGGTGCCATGGTCTTTATGGGAAAGGTAAATGAGGTCTTAAAAAAAGAGAAGATCGAAGATGCAGAGGGGCTTCTTGGGAAGATTCTAAGCAAGCAGGGAAATGTGGAAAGCGTGAAGCAAAGCCTTGCCCTTCTTCAGCTTGTAGATGAGATATGGGAAAATGAGGAGTTAGCCAAAGCGTTCCGTACAAAGTTGGTGGAAGAGCTTAAGCCGTATCTAAGTGATGATACTGAGTTTTCAGCTCATTTAAGAGACTATATTTTGCGCTTCGGAGCGAGGGTAATGGATGAATTAAAGCTTGAAAGCATTACCCTTAAAGAAAATCCTGACTTTCTCTTTAAGACGCTTAAAAACTACCTGCTTATGGAGGAAAGGCCATCTGTGTATAAGCCCCATAAGATAGATGAGGAAGAGCTTTACAGGCAGGTATCATTTCCTAAGAGATTCTTTCTTAAAAAGCTTGTGAAGATAACGAAGTACTTTGTAAGAAACAGGGAATATCTGAGGCTTTACAGGACTTATATCTATGATATTGTGAGGATGATATTTCTCCGCATAGGACATAATCTCGAAGAAGCCGGAATTATTGCTCATTTTCGGGATATCTTCTTTCTTACCAAGGAGGAGGTATTTAGGATAGCAGAGGGAAAAAGTCCTCAAATACCTTTACTTAGAGAGAAAATTAAGAAAAGAAAAAGGGAATTTGAAGAAAACAAAGATAAAGAAATATTTGAAAGAATGTATTTTTACGGTGAGGTAAGGGCTGAAAATATGATTCCTATATTCTCGAGGCAGGAAACAAAGTCCTTAGAAGCTGGTGTGTTAAAGGGAGTTGCAGGCGGTGGAAAGCCTGTCACAGGAAGGGTGAAATATGTAGAAAACCCACAGGATGCAGATGTGAAAGGCCTCATCCTTATGGCAAAGAGGACTGATCCCGGATGGACTGTGCTTTTCCCTATGGCAAGGGCGATTATCATAGAGCGTGGAAGCGTGCTTTCTCATTCGGCAGTTATAGCCAGAGAAATGGGGATTCCGCTTGTGGTAGGCATTAGAGGACTGACTGATATAATAAAGGATGGAATGTGGGTTCGTGTGGACGGTGTGAAGGGAACGGTGGAAAGGATAGATGAGAGGGATGAAGACAAGGGATAA
- a CDS encoding AMP-binding protein produces MGNKVAEILIKNHEKWKEHQYIFEKVEGEFVPHTYGDFYEDVLRAASYLKEEGLTGKRIAIFGANSYAFMVADIAVMAYTGCSVMFAAQWTKKELLHIMKTVDVDAVLYDSSKEEVFLDFDATNREIKLISFTKLLENEKKSRPAPYPVNDGVCSRIVFSSGTTGVPKAVMLSQKNMFVNLENLLKRALMTKEDSAYLFLPLSNTYGGLCNFIYSLYTGMKIYLCSDKNKIVEELLEVKPTILSTVPIFLEKIYLAKREKGISAKTLLGGRARIVFCGGAILEPHIREMMAEEGIILLNAYGLSETASLISVEYPGEQEVGSVGTVFENQNVRIDEDDENGVGEILVKGENIFIGYYGREDYYRKFFTKDGYFRTGDMGYLRGNKLFFTGRKKRVIIGKNARNIYPEEIEAVILEVTKAENCKVFERDEKICAAIYTNIEADAKALLTVINENLPKYCHLAECEIVRNHLDRKWK; encoded by the coding sequence ATGGGAAATAAAGTTGCAGAGATTTTGATTAAAAACCATGAGAAATGGAAGGAACATCAATATATTTTTGAAAAAGTGGAGGGCGAATTTGTCCCTCACACCTATGGAGATTTCTATGAGGATGTGCTAAGAGCAGCCTCCTATCTTAAAGAAGAGGGGCTTACAGGAAAGAGGATAGCGATATTTGGAGCAAATTCCTACGCCTTTATGGTGGCAGATATAGCTGTGATGGCATATACGGGCTGTTCTGTGATGTTTGCAGCTCAGTGGACTAAGAAAGAGCTTTTACACATAATGAAAACGGTGGATGTGGATGCCGTACTCTATGATTCATCAAAAGAGGAGGTCTTCTTGGATTTTGATGCCACGAATAGGGAAATAAAGCTTATTTCATTTACAAAACTTCTTGAAAATGAGAAGAAAAGCAGGCCTGCTCCTTATCCGGTGAATGATGGAGTCTGCTCACGAATCGTATTTTCTTCGGGAACTACAGGGGTACCCAAGGCGGTCATGCTCTCTCAGAAGAATATGTTTGTGAACCTGGAAAATCTCTTAAAAAGGGCGTTGATGACAAAGGAGGACTCTGCCTACCTTTTTTTGCCGCTTAGCAATACCTACGGAGGACTTTGCAATTTCATTTATTCCCTATATACAGGTATGAAGATTTATCTTTGCAGTGATAAGAATAAAATAGTGGAGGAACTTCTTGAAGTGAAACCTACCATACTTAGCACAGTACCAATCTTCCTCGAGAAAATCTACCTTGCAAAAAGGGAAAAGGGGATTTCTGCTAAGACCTTGCTAGGAGGCAGGGCAAGGATAGTATTTTGCGGTGGTGCGATTCTAGAGCCTCATATTCGTGAAATGATGGCAGAGGAGGGAATAATCCTGCTAAATGCCTACGGTCTTTCTGAAACAGCCTCACTTATCAGCGTGGAATATCCGGGGGAACAGGAGGTAGGCTCTGTGGGGACGGTATTTGAAAATCAAAATGTAAGAATAGATGAGGATGATGAAAACGGAGTCGGTGAAATCCTTGTAAAAGGTGAAAATATTTTCATTGGTTATTATGGGAGAGAGGACTATTACAGGAAGTTTTTTACTAAAGACGGATACTTTAGAACGGGGGATATGGGGTATCTAAGAGGAAATAAGCTGTTCTTTACAGGAAGGAAAAAGAGGGTCATCATAGGGAAGAATGCGAGAAACATCTACCCTGAGGAGATTGAGGCTGTTATATTAGAGGTGACTAAGGCTGAGAACTGCAAGGTATTTGAAAGGGATGAGAAGATATGTGCTGCTATATATACCAACATAGAGGCTGATGCTAAAGCTTTGCTAACAGTTATCAATGAAAACCTGCCAAAGTACTGCCACTTGGCTGAATGCGAGATAGTAAGGAATCATTTGGATAGGAAGTGGAAGTAG
- a CDS encoding Gfo/Idh/MocA family oxidoreductase: MRIGFIGCGGMGSTHYKCLKLLSESHPIEVTALADAREECLDKAAKFWPNAKRYSDGLDLIRDEDVETVFICVPSYLHTDMALAAMKKNMNIFLEKPACLKREECELLLKQHKVTPVKVMVGQVVRSMPEYLFLKDVYEKKTYGNLRSIVMQRISGDVKWGFEDWFHDENRSGSVILDLHIHDLDFLRYMLGEPDYADVHTTKFDSDMINQVITNYKFGNIAAMAEGVWHSATKMPFEANYRADFDNATIRFNSTATDKITIYTASGDKIIPELDTKEMDNPDSGINVTDLGAYYLEDEYFIDCVLNEKENTRATLHDGIKSVLAAISELEKAKANG; the protein is encoded by the coding sequence ATGAGAATAGGGTTTATTGGTTGTGGGGGTATGGGAAGTACGCACTATAAATGTCTGAAACTTCTGTCCGAATCTCATCCAATTGAAGTAACTGCTCTGGCAGATGCCAGAGAGGAATGTCTGGATAAGGCCGCAAAATTCTGGCCAAATGCAAAAAGATATTCAGACGGACTTGATCTTATCAGGGACGAAGATGTTGAAACTGTTTTTATCTGTGTGCCAAGTTACCTGCATACAGATATGGCTTTGGCTGCAATGAAAAAAAACATGAATATCTTCCTTGAGAAGCCTGCTTGCTTGAAGCGTGAAGAGTGTGAGCTTCTGCTTAAGCAACATAAGGTCACACCTGTAAAGGTGATGGTCGGACAGGTAGTTCGTTCTATGCCTGAATATCTGTTTCTGAAAGATGTATATGAAAAGAAAACCTATGGAAATCTTAGAAGCATTGTTATGCAAAGAATAAGCGGGGATGTAAAGTGGGGATTTGAGGATTGGTTTCATGATGAAAACCGCTCAGGTTCAGTCATCCTTGATCTACATATACATGATCTTGACTTTCTGCGTTATATGCTTGGTGAGCCGGATTATGCAGATGTACATACTACGAAGTTTGATTCAGATATGATAAATCAGGTGATAACAAATTATAAGTTTGGAAATATAGCTGCCATGGCAGAAGGAGTATGGCACAGTGCTACTAAGATGCCATTTGAAGCTAACTACAGAGCTGATTTTGATAATGCTACCATAAGATTTAACAGTACCGCTACTGATAAAATTACAATTTATACTGCTTCAGGCGATAAAATTATACCGGAGCTGGACACCAAAGAGATGGACAATCCTGATAGTGGCATAAATGTAACCGATTTGGGTGCGTATTATCTCGAAGATGAGTATTTTATAGACTGTGTGCTAAATGAAAAAGAAAATACCAGAGCTACTCTTCACGACGGCATTAAATCTGTACTTGCTGCCATAAGCGAGCTTGAGAAAGCTAAAGCAAACGGCTGA
- a CDS encoding DUF3419 family protein, producing MRGMKTRDKFSFIRYSNCWEDSNILLKALDIKEGETGVSVASGGDNTFALLLSNPKEIYAFDINKTQLYLMKLKMAAIERLNYGEILAFFGLKESTDRLKTFFSLKEYMDEESFRYFNRRRELIVQGIIHIGKFERYFQIFRKFVCPLFCREARLRLFCSLSLLKEQRFYYKRYIDNLRFRTIFRMFFGIKVMGSLGRDKSFYEYVADKRDVAGDIKKRFEYGIFNSTNFDNPYLSYILRGNFTKTAIPLYLKKENLPIIRERLSRIKLIHGSFLDILESEKLVFFNLSDIFEYMSGEDFKRNVDKLKKISGNGARIAVWNMQNRRYLPKKEFTLLKEEGKSLFRVNQSYFYRDFSVYTKQE from the coding sequence ATGAGAGGGATGAAGACAAGGGATAAATTTTCATTTATACGTTACTCAAATTGCTGGGAGGATAGTAATATTCTCCTAAAGGCCTTAGATATAAAAGAGGGAGAAACAGGGGTTTCCGTAGCCAGCGGAGGGGACAACACCTTTGCACTCTTACTGTCTAATCCTAAGGAAATCTATGCCTTTGATATCAATAAAACCCAGCTTTACCTGATGAAGCTTAAGATGGCTGCGATAGAGAGACTAAACTATGGTGAGATTTTGGCCTTCTTTGGGCTTAAGGAGAGTACAGACAGACTAAAGACATTTTTTTCTCTAAAGGAATATATGGACGAAGAGAGCTTCAGGTATTTTAACCGTAGAAGGGAGCTGATAGTACAGGGAATCATCCATATTGGAAAGTTCGAAAGATATTTTCAGATATTTAGAAAGTTCGTCTGCCCTTTATTTTGCAGAGAAGCAAGACTCCGACTGTTTTGCTCTCTATCTTTACTAAAAGAGCAGAGATTTTATTATAAAAGATACATAGATAACCTTAGGTTTCGTACGATATTTCGTATGTTCTTTGGGATAAAGGTAATGGGAAGCCTTGGCAGGGATAAGAGTTTTTATGAGTATGTGGCGGATAAGAGGGATGTCGCGGGAGACATCAAAAAACGCTTTGAGTATGGCATATTTAATAGCACAAACTTTGACAATCCGTATCTAAGCTATATACTGAGGGGCAACTTCACCAAAACTGCCATACCGCTTTATTTGAAGAAAGAGAATCTACCAATTATCAGGGAAAGACTGTCTAGGATTAAGCTGATACATGGCTCGTTTTTGGACATCCTTGAAAGTGAGAAGCTTGTTTTTTTCAATCTCTCAGATATTTTCGAGTATATGAGCGGGGAGGATTTTAAGAGAAATGTAGATAAGCTTAAAAAAATAAGCGGTAATGGCGCCAGGATTGCCGTTTGGAATATGCAAAACAGAAGATATTTACCAAAGAAGGAATTTACCCTTTTGAAAGAGGAGGGTAAGTCGCTTTTTAGGGTGAACCAATCGTATTTTTACAGGGACTTTTCGGTTTATACGAAGCAGGAGTGA